The following proteins are co-located in the Hevea brasiliensis isolate MT/VB/25A 57/8 chromosome 11, ASM3005281v1, whole genome shotgun sequence genome:
- the LOC110668528 gene encoding uncharacterized protein LOC110668528 isoform X2 yields the protein MSDSGAFLRTASTFRNFISRDPNCQYPAESGRYHLYISYACPWASRCLAYLKIKGLEKAISFTSAKPIWERTKDSDEHMGWVFPASETEEPGAEPDPLNGAKSIRELYELASTNYARKYTVPVLWDKKLKTIANNESSEIIRMFNTEFNDIAENSALDLYPSHLQTQIDETNEWIYNGINNGVYKCGFARKQGPYEEAVKLLYEALDKCDRILGKQRYICGNTLSEADIRLFVSLIRFDEVYAVHFKCNKKLLREYPNLFNYAKDIYQIPGMSSTVNMEHIKRHYYGSHPSINPFGTIPLGPNIDFSSPHDRERFY from the exons ATGTCTGACTCGGGGGCTTTTTTGAGGACTGCTTCAACATTCCGCAACTTTATTTCACGAGACCCGAATTGTCAATATCCAGCAGAATCCGGAAGGTATCATCTTTATATATCATATGCCTGTCCCTGGGCTTCCAGGTGCCTTGCATACTTGAAGATTAAAGGACTTGAGAAAGCTATTAGTTTCACg TCTGCGAAACCCATATGGGAAAGAACCAAAGACAGTGATGAACATATGGGATGGGTTTTTCCTGCTTCAGAGACAGAGGAACCAGGAGCTGAGCCTGACCCTTTGAATGGGGCAAAAAGTATAAGGGAGCTTTATGAGCTTGCAAGTACAAACTATGCTCGAAAATATACAGTTCCT GTGCTATGGGATAAGAAGCTCAAGACAATTGCTAATAATGAGAGTTCTGAGATTATTCGAATGTTCAATACTGAATTTAATGATATAGCTGAGAATTCAGCTTTGGACCTATATCCTTCGCACTTGCAAACTCAGATTGATGAAaccaatgaatggatatacaatgGTATAAATAATGGTGTTTATAAATGTGGGTTTGCAAGGAAGCAAGGGCCTTATGAGGAG GCTGTTAAACTATTGTATGAAGCACTTGATAAATGTGACAGAATACTTGGAAAGCAACGCTATATATGTGGAAACACTCTGTCCGAAGCAGATATTCGGTTGTTTGTTTCCCTCATAAGATTTGATGAG GTTTACGCAGTTCACTTCAAGTGCAACAAAAAGCTGCTAAGAGAGTACCCAAACCTGTTCAACTATGCCAAAGACATTTACCAAATTCCTGGTATGAGTAGCACTGTAAACATGGAACATATTAAGCGTCATTATTATGGAAGCCATCCTTCTATAAATCCATTTGGAACCATTCCTCTTGGTCCAAATATCGACTTTTCTTCACCACATGACAGAGAGAGGTTTTACTAG
- the LOC110668528 gene encoding uncharacterized protein LOC110668528 isoform X1, producing the protein MARSALDEMSDSGAFLRTASTFRNFISRDPNCQYPAESGRYHLYISYACPWASRCLAYLKIKGLEKAISFTSAKPIWERTKDSDEHMGWVFPASETEEPGAEPDPLNGAKSIRELYELASTNYARKYTVPVLWDKKLKTIANNESSEIIRMFNTEFNDIAENSALDLYPSHLQTQIDETNEWIYNGINNGVYKCGFARKQGPYEEAVKLLYEALDKCDRILGKQRYICGNTLSEADIRLFVSLIRFDEVYAVHFKCNKKLLREYPNLFNYAKDIYQIPGMSSTVNMEHIKRHYYGSHPSINPFGTIPLGPNIDFSSPHDRERFY; encoded by the exons ATGGCTCGATCTGCATTAGATGAAATGTCTGACTCGGGGGCTTTTTTGAGGACTGCTTCAACATTCCGCAACTTTATTTCACGAGACCCGAATTGTCAATATCCAGCAGAATCCGGAAGGTATCATCTTTATATATCATATGCCTGTCCCTGGGCTTCCAGGTGCCTTGCATACTTGAAGATTAAAGGACTTGAGAAAGCTATTAGTTTCACg TCTGCGAAACCCATATGGGAAAGAACCAAAGACAGTGATGAACATATGGGATGGGTTTTTCCTGCTTCAGAGACAGAGGAACCAGGAGCTGAGCCTGACCCTTTGAATGGGGCAAAAAGTATAAGGGAGCTTTATGAGCTTGCAAGTACAAACTATGCTCGAAAATATACAGTTCCT GTGCTATGGGATAAGAAGCTCAAGACAATTGCTAATAATGAGAGTTCTGAGATTATTCGAATGTTCAATACTGAATTTAATGATATAGCTGAGAATTCAGCTTTGGACCTATATCCTTCGCACTTGCAAACTCAGATTGATGAAaccaatgaatggatatacaatgGTATAAATAATGGTGTTTATAAATGTGGGTTTGCAAGGAAGCAAGGGCCTTATGAGGAG GCTGTTAAACTATTGTATGAAGCACTTGATAAATGTGACAGAATACTTGGAAAGCAACGCTATATATGTGGAAACACTCTGTCCGAAGCAGATATTCGGTTGTTTGTTTCCCTCATAAGATTTGATGAG GTTTACGCAGTTCACTTCAAGTGCAACAAAAAGCTGCTAAGAGAGTACCCAAACCTGTTCAACTATGCCAAAGACATTTACCAAATTCCTGGTATGAGTAGCACTGTAAACATGGAACATATTAAGCGTCATTATTATGGAAGCCATCCTTCTATAAATCCATTTGGAACCATTCCTCTTGGTCCAAATATCGACTTTTCTTCACCACATGACAGAGAGAGGTTTTACTAG